The Synergistaceae bacterium genome contains a region encoding:
- a CDS encoding MATE family efflux transporter — protein MQRPERMGVEPIPRLILSFALPSITGMLANALYNIVDRIFVGRLVGPGALAAISICFPFMLFLMALSLLFGTGAAPLMTLALGEKNFPRAERVLGGAMSTVLAAALCIALAGHLSLDGLLRFSGAGETLLPSAREYMRIILWGVPFSVIALALNFCIRAEGHPTFAMGTQILGALCNIALDALFVGVLSMGIAGAALGTVISQALSAFWVASFYIRRMGVLRFRAASLVPRPVLLARIFSLGLSPCLSELSFTLFFVLFNHALRFHGGDIAVSAMGAFMGWDSLLFLPVIGVAEAMQTIFAYNQGARLFGRVLDALKWALATASGYFFLSAVTVYFFAEEMLRLFTTDEDLLRTAILGARISYAAVQFVGIALIVTSFFQGLGRAGTCLTLSLARQFVFLIPSILILPRFFGLTGVWFCFPAVDAASGLFALFLLLREYNRSKLAEYDGRSFWARR, from the coding sequence ATGCAGCGACCAGAACGCATGGGCGTCGAGCCCATCCCCCGACTTATTCTTTCCTTTGCTCTGCCCTCCATAACGGGCATGTTGGCCAACGCGCTGTACAATATCGTGGACCGCATATTCGTCGGACGCCTTGTGGGGCCCGGCGCTCTGGCGGCGATCAGCATCTGTTTCCCCTTTATGCTCTTTCTGATGGCGCTTTCCCTGCTTTTCGGAACGGGCGCGGCTCCTCTGATGACCCTCGCTCTGGGAGAGAAGAATTTCCCACGGGCCGAGCGGGTGCTGGGCGGCGCCATGAGCACCGTACTCGCCGCGGCGCTCTGTATCGCCCTGGCGGGGCATCTTTCGCTGGACGGGCTTCTGCGCTTCAGCGGAGCGGGAGAGACTCTGCTGCCTTCGGCCCGGGAGTACATGCGGATCATCCTGTGGGGAGTTCCCTTTTCGGTGATCGCTTTGGCCCTGAATTTCTGCATTCGGGCGGAGGGACACCCGACCTTCGCCATGGGCACCCAGATTTTGGGGGCGCTCTGCAATATCGCTCTGGACGCCCTGTTCGTGGGAGTCCTGAGCATGGGCATCGCCGGAGCGGCGCTGGGGACGGTTATCTCGCAGGCGCTGTCCGCCTTCTGGGTGGCGTCCTTCTACATCAGGCGCATGGGAGTCCTGCGTTTTCGGGCCGCCAGTCTGGTTCCCCGGCCCGTCCTGCTGGCGCGCATTTTTTCTCTCGGGCTTTCTCCCTGTCTTTCGGAGCTTTCCTTCACGCTTTTTTTCGTCCTTTTCAACCACGCGCTCCGCTTTCACGGCGGGGACATCGCCGTGTCCGCCATGGGGGCCTTCATGGGATGGGATTCTCTTCTGTTTCTTCCGGTGATTGGCGTTGCGGAGGCGATGCAGACGATTTTCGCCTACAATCAGGGAGCGCGTCTTTTCGGTCGGGTCCTCGATGCCCTCAAGTGGGCCCTTGCCACGGCTTCCGGCTACTTTTTCCTCAGCGCGGTGACGGTGTATTTTTTTGCGGAGGAGATGCTCCGCCTTTTCACCACCGACGAGGACCTTCTCCGGACAGCGATCCTGGGGGCGCGCATTTCCTACGCCGCCGTGCAGTTTGTGGGGATAGCCCTCATCGTCACGAGTTTTTTTCAGGGACTGGGACGGGCTGGAACCTGTCTGACGCTCTCCCTCGCCCGTCAGTTCGTTTTTTTGATTCCTTCCATTTTAATTCTGCCTCGCTTTTTCGGCCTGACGGGGGTCTGGTTCTGCTTTCCGGCGGTGGATGCGGCCAGCGGTCTCTTCGCGCTTTTTTTGCTGCTGAGGGAATATAATCGCTCGAAACTGGCGGAGTATGACGGCCGATCTTTTTGGGCGCGGAGGTAA